In the Deinococcus budaensis genome, one interval contains:
- a CDS encoding ABC transporter substrate-binding protein: MKRVALTVTLGLVAAAHAQKVQAPIPIGVALAQTGNVALLGQEQVIGARLAEKYINARGGINGTPIRLIFQDASGDENTAINAFQNLISKSNVVGIVGPTLSQQAFAADPIAERARVPVLGPSNTAKGIPQIGNYVARVSAPVAVVAPNAIRTALRLDPKIKKVAVLYAQNDAFSVSETGTFQETAKAQGLDVVTVQKFQTTDTDFTTQVTSTLNSDADLVIVSGLAADGGNLVKQLRQLGYKGLIVGGNGLNTSNIFPVCQQYCDGVIIAQAYSPAQPSAANQVFVKDYRAQYKKDPPQFAAQAYAGVQVMADALRVIDRRKKLTTWELPALRTELNKQILAGKYNTPLGELRFDKDGEILQKQFYVAQIKMKDAKNGSFVFLK; this comes from the coding sequence ATGAAACGAGTTGCTTTGACGGTCACGCTCGGGCTGGTCGCCGCTGCCCACGCGCAAAAAGTTCAGGCGCCCATCCCCATCGGGGTCGCGCTGGCGCAGACGGGGAATGTGGCGCTGCTGGGGCAGGAACAGGTGATCGGGGCGCGCCTGGCCGAGAAGTACATCAACGCGCGCGGCGGCATCAACGGCACGCCGATCCGGTTGATCTTCCAGGACGCCTCAGGTGACGAGAACACCGCCATCAACGCCTTCCAGAACCTGATCAGCAAGTCGAACGTGGTGGGCATCGTGGGGCCGACGCTCTCGCAGCAGGCCTTTGCCGCCGACCCCATCGCCGAGCGCGCCAGGGTGCCGGTGCTGGGGCCGAGCAACACCGCCAAGGGCATCCCGCAGATCGGCAACTACGTCGCGCGGGTGTCGGCGCCGGTCGCGGTGGTCGCCCCCAACGCGATTCGCACCGCGCTGAGGCTCGATCCCAAGATCAAAAAGGTCGCCGTGCTGTACGCGCAAAACGACGCCTTCTCGGTCAGCGAGACGGGCACCTTTCAGGAGACGGCCAAGGCGCAGGGCCTCGACGTGGTCACGGTGCAGAAGTTCCAGACCACCGACACCGACTTCACCACCCAGGTCACCTCGACGCTGAACTCGGACGCCGATCTGGTGATCGTCTCGGGGCTGGCGGCCGACGGCGGCAACCTGGTCAAGCAGCTGCGGCAGCTGGGCTACAAGGGCCTGATCGTGGGCGGCAACGGGCTGAACACCTCCAACATCTTCCCGGTGTGCCAGCAGTACTGCGACGGCGTGATTATCGCGCAGGCCTACAGCCCGGCGCAGCCCAGCGCCGCCAACCAGGTGTTCGTGAAGGACTACCGCGCCCAGTACAAGAAAGACCCGCCCCAGTTCGCCGCCCAGGCCTACGCGGGCGTGCAGGTCATGGCCGACGCGCTGCGCGTCATCGACCGCCGCAAGAAGCTGACGACCTGGGAGCTGCCTGCCCTGCGAACCGAGCTGAACAAGCAGATTCTGGCCGGGAAGTACAACACGCCGCTGGGCGAACTGCGCTTCGACAAGGACGGCGAGATTCTCCAGAAACAGTTCTACGTCGCCCAGATCAAGATGAAGGACGCCAAGAACGGCTCGTTCGTGTTCCTGAAATAA